In the Caviibacter abscessus genome, one interval contains:
- the rpsK gene encoding 30S ribosomal protein S11 encodes MAKKTVVSKKKKLKNIPNGIAYIHSTFNNTVVTITDTEGKVIAWKSGGTSGFKGTKKGTPFAAQIAAEQAARTAIENGMKKIEIKIKGPGSGREASIRSIQATELEVTRIVDITPVPHNGARPPKKRI; translated from the coding sequence GTGGCTAAGAAAACAGTAGTTTCAAAAAAGAAAAAATTAAAAAATATACCAAACGGTATAGCATATATACATTCAACATTTAACAACACTGTTGTTACAATTACAGATACTGAAGGAAAGGTTATTGCTTGGAAATCAGGTGGAACATCAGGGTTTAAAGGAACTAAAAAAGGAACACCTTTTGCAGCTCAAATAGCAGCAGAACAAGCAGCACGTACTGCAATTGAAAATGGAATGAAAAAAATTGAAATAAAAATTAAAGGTCCTGGATCAGGAAGAGAAGCATCAATAAGATCTATACAAGCAACAGAATTAGAGGTAACTAGAATAGTTGATATAACACCAGTTCCTCATAATGGGGCTAGACCACCTAAAAAAAGAATATAA
- the rpsM gene encoding 30S ribosomal protein S13, translating into MARIAGVDIPRNKRVEISLTYVFGVGRSTSNEILKKAGVNKDTKVKDLTEEELGKIRKIIDEYKIEGELRKEIRLNIKRLTDIKCYRGLRHRMGLPVRGQKTKTNARTRKGPAKMAVAKKK; encoded by the coding sequence TTGGCTAGAATAGCAGGAGTAGACATTCCAAGAAACAAAAGAGTTGAAATTTCACTAACTTATGTATTTGGTGTTGGAAGAAGCACATCAAATGAAATCTTAAAAAAAGCTGGAGTAAATAAAGATACTAAAGTAAAAGATTTAACAGAAGAAGAATTAGGAAAAATCAGAAAAATCATCGACGAATATAAAATTGAAGGTGAATTAAGAAAAGAAATTAGACTTAATATAAAGAGATTAACTGATATAAAATGTTATAGAGGTTTAAGACATAGAATGGGACTGCCAGTTAGAGGACAAAAAACTAAAACTAACGCTAGAACAAGAAAAGGTCCAGCAAAAATGGCTGTTGCTAAGAAGAAGTAA
- the rpmJ gene encoding 50S ribosomal protein L36 has protein sequence MKVRASVKSICDKCKIIKRSGIVRVICENPKHNQKQG, from the coding sequence ATGAAAGTAAGAGCATCTGTAAAAAGTATTTGCGATAAATGTAAGATAATTAAAAGATCTGGTATCGTAAGAGTAATATGCGAAAACCCTAAACATAACCAAAAACAAGGATAA
- the infA gene encoding translation initiation factor IF-1, translating to MAKQDVLELEGVILEALPNAMFQVKLENGHEVLGHISGKMRMNYIKILPGDKVTVEISPYDLSRGRIVYRKK from the coding sequence GTGGCAAAACAAGACGTTTTAGAGCTTGAAGGTGTAATATTAGAAGCTTTACCTAATGCTATGTTTCAAGTTAAGCTTGAAAATGGACACGAAGTTTTAGGACATATCTCTGGAAAAATGAGAATGAATTATATTAAAATTTTACCAGGTGATAAGGTAACAGTTGAAATATCACCATATGACTTATCACGTGGTAGAATAGTATATAGAAAGAAATAA
- the mcrC gene encoding 5-methylcytosine-specific restriction endonuclease system specificity protein McrC, with protein sequence MIPVRNVYYMLSYAFKVLNENGYKNMANERFNNVAELYAAILSKGVSVQLKKGIGREYISETEVLSSLRGKIDVSESIKTMSMYKGRMICTYDDFSVDSKMNQIIKATIKFLIHADISKNRKKELKKLLVFLDEVSDIDIYTINWNQQYNRNNQTYRMLISICYLVIKGLLQTNNEGNTKMMEFIDEQRMCKLYERFILEYYRKEHPKLKANASQIPWQLDDGIDDMLPVMQTDITLSKGNKVLIIDAKYYSKITQSHFNVHTIHSGNLYQIFTYVKNKELEFLDTDHQVSGMILYAKTDELIIPKSTYKMSGNKISVRTLNLDCEFSEIAQQLDNIAKEFFYDD encoded by the coding sequence ATGATACCAGTAAGGAATGTATATTACATGTTATCATATGCTTTTAAAGTTTTGAATGAAAATGGCTACAAGAATATGGCTAATGAACGATTTAATAATGTTGCAGAGTTATATGCGGCTATCTTATCAAAGGGTGTATCGGTACAATTAAAGAAAGGAATTGGCAGAGAGTATATATCTGAAACGGAAGTATTATCATCTTTACGAGGCAAAATAGATGTATCAGAATCTATAAAAACAATGTCTATGTATAAAGGAAGAATGATTTGTACGTATGATGATTTTTCAGTTGATTCTAAAATGAATCAAATTATTAAAGCAACAATAAAATTTTTAATACATGCAGATATTTCTAAAAATAGGAAAAAAGAACTTAAAAAGTTACTTGTTTTCTTAGATGAAGTGAGTGACATTGATATTTATACAATAAATTGGAACCAACAGTATAATAGAAATAATCAGACTTATAGAATGTTAATTTCTATTTGTTATTTAGTCATTAAAGGATTACTTCAGACAAATAATGAAGGTAATACCAAAATGATGGAGTTTATAGATGAGCAAAGAATGTGTAAACTCTATGAAAGATTTATTTTAGAATATTATCGTAAAGAGCATCCAAAACTTAAAGCAAATGCTTCTCAAATACCATGGCAATTAGATGATGGAATCGATGATATGTTACCGGTTATGCAAACTGACATTACACTTAGTAAAGGAAATAAAGTATTGATTATTGATGCTAAATATTATTCTAAAATTACACAGTCACACTTTAATGTCCATACAATTCATTCAGGTAATTTATATCAAATTTTTACTTATGTAAAGAATAAAGAATTAGAATTTTTAGATACTGATCACCAAGTATCAGGAATGATTTTATATGCAAAAACGGATGAATTAATAATTCCAAAGAGTACATATAAAATGAGTGGAAACAAGATAAGTGTAAGAACACTTAATCTTGATTGTGAATTTAGTGAAATTGCACAACAGTTGGACAATATAGCAAAAGAATTTTTTTATGATGATTGA
- a CDS encoding AAA family ATPase — protein MDNNNIFDWVDFYKAFANSLLAYKNKRNELIDIIKNIYEEIDINMPTLEKDNNIIDIDPFTVFGLFNKSSMKESNRVKIISSFVKKLQINVNIPTSFASIPVLNNQNATFYSFNDVSENDINELWLLFESALKYSENPSEENRSIVSKYFDIVINKKGNDNSKVTMGLYWISPNVFLNLDRKNEWYIYETKKIPEEVIMNLPKIKSKIKAKNYFDISEKIKTYLQSDSSQLKDFKELSFAAWNYSNKVNEKNKAKRDEKGEALADDDVDTIHYWIYSPGENSNMWEEFYDTGVMAIGWSEIGDLSLFNSKDEMKMELKKVYDPTKSYRNTALATWQFANEMKIGDIVYVKKGTYQLIGRGIVESDYVFDSERKDDYKNIRKVNWTHKGEWLHPGQVVMKTLTDITVYTEYIEKLRILFDNDEIEKVEDETPDIVYPVYDKAKFLEDVFMSNDQYNTLVGLIKSKKNVILQGAPGVGKTFAAKRLAYSIMGCKDQERVMMVQFHQSYSYEDFIEGFRPIGNGNFDIKKGSFYNFCKRAADDLDKDYFFIIDEINRGNLSKIFGELFMLIESDKRGNALQLLYSDEKFFVPRNVYIIGMMNTADRSLAMLDYALRRRFAFYEMRPGFDTDGFRKYRMTFDDNKFNSLINCVENLNYVISSDESLGEGFCIGHSYFCNLNEINDEILMNIVEYELIPMLKEYWFDELFKVKDWSENLRRSIK, from the coding sequence ATGGATAATAACAATATATTTGATTGGGTGGATTTTTATAAGGCGTTTGCTAATAGTTTATTGGCATATAAAAATAAACGTAATGAGTTAATTGATATAATTAAAAATATTTATGAAGAAATAGATATCAATATGCCAACACTTGAAAAAGACAATAATATTATAGATATTGATCCATTTACAGTTTTTGGACTATTTAATAAGAGTTCTATGAAAGAATCTAATAGGGTTAAAATAATATCATCATTTGTTAAAAAACTACAAATTAATGTCAATATACCCACTTCATTTGCCAGTATACCAGTTCTTAATAATCAAAACGCAACTTTTTATTCTTTTAATGATGTATCAGAAAATGATATTAATGAATTATGGTTATTATTTGAAAGTGCTCTAAAATATTCAGAAAATCCATCTGAAGAAAATCGTAGTATTGTATCAAAATACTTTGATATAGTTATTAACAAAAAGGGAAATGATAATAGTAAAGTTACAATGGGTCTTTATTGGATTTCTCCGAATGTATTTCTTAATCTTGATAGAAAAAATGAATGGTATATTTATGAAACTAAAAAAATTCCTGAAGAAGTTATTATGAATTTACCTAAGATAAAATCAAAAATTAAAGCTAAGAATTATTTTGATATTTCTGAAAAAATTAAAACCTATCTTCAAAGTGATAGCAGTCAACTAAAAGATTTTAAAGAATTATCTTTTGCAGCATGGAATTATTCAAATAAAGTTAATGAAAAAAATAAGGCTAAGCGGGATGAAAAAGGCGAGGCACTTGCAGATGATGATGTAGACACAATTCATTATTGGATATATTCTCCTGGAGAAAATTCAAATATGTGGGAAGAATTTTATGATACTGGAGTGATGGCTATTGGTTGGAGTGAAATTGGTGATTTATCTTTATTTAATTCAAAAGATGAAATGAAAATGGAATTAAAAAAAGTTTATGACCCAACTAAAAGCTATAGAAATACAGCTCTTGCTACATGGCAATTTGCAAACGAAATGAAAATAGGTGATATTGTATATGTAAAAAAAGGGACGTATCAACTTATAGGAAGAGGAATTGTTGAGTCTGATTATGTGTTTGATTCTGAACGTAAAGATGATTATAAAAATATTCGTAAAGTAAATTGGACACATAAAGGAGAATGGTTACATCCTGGTCAAGTTGTTATGAAGACATTAACAGATATTACTGTGTATACAGAATATATAGAAAAATTAAGGATTTTATTTGACAATGACGAAATAGAAAAAGTAGAAGATGAAACTCCTGATATAGTTTATCCTGTATATGATAAAGCAAAATTTCTTGAAGATGTATTTATGAGTAATGATCAATATAATACACTTGTAGGTTTAATTAAAAGTAAGAAAAATGTAATACTTCAAGGAGCACCTGGCGTTGGTAAAACATTTGCTGCCAAACGTTTAGCATATTCTATTATGGGGTGTAAAGATCAAGAACGAGTTATGATGGTTCAGTTTCATCAAAGTTATTCTTATGAAGATTTTATTGAAGGATTTAGACCCATAGGAAATGGAAATTTTGATATTAAAAAAGGCTCTTTTTATAATTTTTGTAAAAGAGCAGCAGATGATTTAGATAAAGATTATTTTTTCATAATTGATGAAATTAATAGAGGTAATTTAAGTAAAATTTTTGGAGAATTGTTTATGCTTATAGAGAGCGATAAACGTGGAAATGCATTGCAACTTTTATATTCGGATGAAAAATTTTTTGTACCTAGAAATGTATATATTATTGGTATGATGAATACCGCAGACCGTAGTTTAGCAATGCTTGACTATGCATTGCGTAGAAGATTTGCATTCTATGAAATGAGACCAGGTTTTGATACAGATGGATTTAGAAAATATAGAATGACTTTTGATGATAATAAATTTAACTCTTTAATCAATTGCGTTGAAAATCTTAACTATGTTATTTCTTCAGATGAGTCCTTAGGTGAAGGTTTTTGTATTGGACATAGCTATTTTTGCAATTTAAATGAAATAAATGATGAAATACTTATGAATATTGTAGAGTATGAACTTATACCAATGTTAAAAGAATACTGGTTTGATGAACTATTTAAAGTAAAAGATTGGTCAGAAAATCTAAGGAGATCGATTAAATGA
- a CDS encoding helix-turn-helix domain-containing protein, with product MSYTHLTTEERDCVYQFINLGMSIRKIATALHSSPSTISREIKRNSCTSKNVHASFTKYFPILANNKYRCRRHLSKRNNNLMSVH from the coding sequence ATGAGCTATACACATCTTACCACAGAAGAGAGAGATTGTGTCTATCAATTTATTAATTTAGGAATGAGTATCCGAAAAATTGCCACAGCTCTACACAGCTCCCCAAGTACAATTTCTAGAGAGATTAAACGAAATTCATGTACTTCAAAGAATGTTCATGCATCGTTTACTAAGTATTTCCCAATCCTTGCAAATAATAAATATCGATGCCGTAGGCACCTAAGTAAACGAAATAATAATTTGATGAGTGTTCATTAA
- a CDS encoding ATP-binding protein, which produces MNETIDYSNNNVAIIYAPNGTMKSSLAKTFEAIRDDRQVEEKIYGLKSLCNIFDEDNVAILKDKIIVINPFDENAYEGQGLLMANESLRKAYLSIHDSIESKKESLYSKIKEKFGYSTRNNFDVKNTMLNDWELTSKKEYDCLIKIKELLHNPAMVCSLHEDDLEYASLFNDKVYSMIKTGKTGELIEAYENKYRELVAKSLYMQQGIIDHNNYGNISNALNTNGFFAANNEVILKAKDGSASITLKEQKELDDLIKKEKEQVLDSKEIKDLFEKINKAISKNKDTQAFNTFLQTHQDIIVEYKDIDLFKKKVWVKAFLYYEHLLDELLDNYNKAQKDLKKLYDEAREQVTDWKKALDLFKERFFVPFSIEPSNQEDVILNMELPSFKYIFSDDRGKKEVTKDNLLDVLSTGERRAYYILNMIFQILVAKKQGKECLVILDDISESFDYKNKYAIIEYISDISEYTDTNDEKLFKILLLTHNFDFYRTVSSRITKRSNSFIAFVDSDKIKLEKGQYTKNIFMYYKNSLVKKYSDNIMVASIPFVRNLIEYTEGDDNEDYLTLTSVLHCKENTKKITLNQIQDIFNKYWCKKEPATFAVGRENELVYNILIQESEKITDIEKLEIENKLILSMAIRLIGESYMQNKIISDLSNGHDILKDVFSKKNQSAWLIKAYKKYINDDAMNILEIVAMITPENIHLNSFMFEPILDMSLKYLYKIYNDVKVLSNHQ; this is translated from the coding sequence ATGAACGAAACTATTGATTATTCAAATAATAATGTTGCTATTATCTATGCACCAAATGGCACAATGAAGTCTTCATTGGCAAAAACATTTGAAGCTATAAGAGATGACAGGCAAGTTGAGGAAAAAATATATGGATTAAAGAGTTTGTGTAATATTTTCGATGAAGATAATGTAGCAATTTTAAAAGATAAAATTATAGTAATAAACCCATTTGATGAAAATGCATATGAAGGTCAGGGATTATTGATGGCTAACGAGTCCTTGAGAAAAGCATATCTAAGTATCCATGATTCAATAGAGTCTAAAAAAGAATCATTGTACAGTAAAATAAAAGAGAAGTTTGGGTATTCAACTCGCAATAATTTCGATGTTAAAAATACCATGCTGAATGATTGGGAGTTAACATCAAAGAAAGAATATGATTGTTTAATTAAAATAAAAGAGTTACTACACAATCCAGCAATGGTTTGCTCATTACATGAAGATGATTTGGAGTATGCTTCATTATTTAATGACAAAGTTTACTCAATGATAAAAACTGGAAAAACAGGAGAATTAATAGAAGCGTATGAAAATAAGTACAGAGAGTTGGTTGCCAAATCTCTATATATGCAACAAGGTATTATTGACCACAATAATTATGGGAATATAAGTAATGCATTGAATACTAACGGCTTTTTTGCAGCCAATAATGAGGTTATACTAAAAGCTAAAGACGGAAGTGCATCTATAACATTAAAAGAGCAAAAGGAATTAGATGATCTTATAAAAAAAGAAAAAGAACAAGTACTAGATTCAAAGGAAATTAAGGATTTATTCGAAAAAATCAACAAAGCAATCAGTAAAAACAAAGATACACAAGCATTTAATACCTTCTTACAAACCCATCAAGATATAATCGTAGAGTATAAAGATATAGATTTATTCAAGAAAAAAGTGTGGGTTAAAGCTTTTCTTTATTATGAGCATTTACTAGATGAATTGCTAGATAATTATAACAAAGCACAAAAAGATTTAAAGAAATTGTATGATGAAGCAAGGGAACAAGTCACAGATTGGAAGAAAGCGTTAGATTTATTTAAAGAAAGATTTTTTGTCCCTTTTTCAATTGAACCATCGAATCAGGAAGATGTTATTTTGAATATGGAATTACCAAGTTTTAAATATATTTTTTCGGATGATCGAGGGAAAAAAGAAGTAACGAAAGATAATTTGCTTGATGTTTTAAGTACAGGTGAGCGTAGGGCATACTATATATTAAATATGATTTTTCAAATCTTAGTTGCAAAAAAACAAGGTAAAGAATGTTTGGTTATACTTGATGATATTTCTGAATCTTTTGATTACAAAAATAAATATGCAATTATAGAGTATATTAGTGATATTTCGGAATACACTGATACAAATGATGAAAAATTATTTAAAATTTTATTACTAACACATAATTTTGATTTTTATAGAACAGTATCTTCGAGAATCACAAAACGCAGTAATTCTTTTATAGCTTTTGTAGATTCAGACAAAATAAAATTAGAAAAAGGGCAGTATACAAAAAATATTTTCATGTACTATAAAAATAGTCTGGTTAAAAAATATAGTGATAATATTATGGTTGCATCCATACCGTTTGTTCGTAACCTAATTGAATATACGGAAGGTGATGATAATGAAGACTACTTGACTCTTACAAGTGTTTTGCATTGCAAGGAGAATACAAAAAAGATTACTTTAAATCAAATTCAAGATATTTTTAATAAATATTGGTGCAAAAAAGAACCTGCTACATTTGCAGTAGGTAGAGAAAATGAATTAGTGTATAATATTTTAATTCAAGAAAGCGAAAAAATTACAGATATAGAAAAGTTGGAAATTGAGAATAAACTTATCTTATCTATGGCAATAAGATTGATAGGCGAGTCATATATGCAGAATAAAATAATATCTGATTTATCAAATGGACATGATATATTGAAAGATGTATTCAGCAAAAAAAATCAGAGTGCATGGCTTATCAAAGCGTATAAAAAGTATATAAATGATGATGCAATGAATATTTTAGAGATTGTAGCAATGATAACACCAGAAAATATCCATTTGAATTCATTTATGTTTGAGCCAATTCTCGATATGTCATTGAAGTATCTATATAAAATATATAATGATGTAAAAGTGTTGTCTAACCATCAGTAG
- a CDS encoding relaxase/mobilization nuclease domain-containing protein has product MDKNHIHNHIIYNSIVVDKGKVYHSYYGSYMDIRNQSDRLRKEYNLSVIDVET; this is encoded by the coding sequence ATAGACAAAAACCATATCCATAATCACATCATTTATAATTCCATAGTTGTTGATAAGGGCAAAGTTTATCATTCCTATTATGGTTCATACATGGACATCAGAAATCAAAGTGATAGACTTCGCAAGGAATATAATTTATCAGTAATAGATGTGGAAACGTAA
- the guaA gene encoding glutamine-hydrolyzing GMP synthase yields the protein MENRDKILIVDFGSQYSQLIARRIRELQVYCELVEKIKIEDIKENVKGIILSGGPASVYEENSPTIDKRIFDMSIPILGICYGMQLITHLNGGTVEKADKREFGKAVLEVIDETCPLFLGVNKFSNIWMSHGDHITKMACGYRQIAKTSSSNAAVTNDKGVYALQFHPEVYHSEQGMKMISNFLFEICKCTQNWKMDNFIEEKIKQIREIVGNKKVMLGLSGGVDSSVAAVLINKAIGENLTCVFVDTGLLRKDEAKKVKELYGTFYNMNIVFVDAKDRFLDKLKGITEPEQKRKIIGREFVEVFRDEQRKLKTDGKIEFLAQGTIYPDVIESQSVKGPSHTIKSHHNVGGLPEDLEFKILEPLRELFKDEVRKLGIKLGMPIESINRHPFPGPGLGIRVLEEVTKEKVQILQDADNIFIDELIADGLYDKVSQAFVALFPVKSVGVMGDKRTYEYIASIRAVVTEDFMTATWAHLPYEFLEKVSNRIVNEVSGINRAVYDISSKPASTIEYE from the coding sequence GTGGAAAATAGAGATAAAATTTTAATTGTTGATTTTGGTTCACAGTACAGTCAACTTATAGCAAGAAGAATAAGAGAATTACAAGTATATTGTGAGCTTGTAGAAAAAATTAAAATTGAAGATATAAAAGAAAATGTAAAGGGTATAATTTTATCAGGTGGACCTGCATCAGTTTACGAAGAAAATTCTCCTACTATTGACAAAAGAATATTTGATATGAGTATACCAATTTTAGGAATATGTTACGGTATGCAATTAATTACTCATTTAAATGGAGGAACAGTTGAAAAAGCAGATAAAAGAGAATTTGGTAAAGCTGTACTTGAAGTAATTGATGAAACATGCCCTCTATTTTTAGGTGTTAATAAATTTTCGAATATATGGATGAGTCATGGAGATCATATTACAAAAATGGCTTGTGGATATAGACAAATAGCAAAAACTTCATCTTCAAATGCTGCTGTTACAAATGATAAAGGAGTTTATGCGTTGCAATTTCATCCAGAAGTATATCATTCTGAACAAGGTATGAAAATGATTTCAAATTTTTTATTTGAAATTTGTAAATGTACTCAAAACTGGAAAATGGATAATTTTATAGAAGAAAAAATAAAACAAATTAGAGAAATAGTTGGAAATAAAAAAGTAATGTTAGGACTTTCAGGTGGAGTTGATTCATCAGTTGCAGCTGTTTTAATTAATAAGGCAATAGGTGAAAATTTAACTTGTGTTTTTGTTGACACAGGGCTTTTAAGAAAAGACGAAGCAAAAAAAGTTAAAGAATTGTATGGAACATTCTATAATATGAATATAGTTTTTGTAGATGCTAAAGATAGATTTTTAGATAAGTTAAAAGGTATTACGGAGCCTGAACAAAAAAGAAAAATTATCGGACGTGAATTTGTTGAAGTATTTAGAGATGAGCAAAGAAAATTAAAAACAGATGGCAAAATTGAGTTCTTAGCACAAGGAACTATATATCCTGATGTTATTGAATCACAATCTGTTAAAGGACCATCTCATACTATAAAATCGCATCATAATGTAGGAGGACTTCCTGAAGACCTTGAATTTAAAATATTGGAACCTTTAAGAGAATTGTTTAAAGATGAAGTTAGAAAACTTGGTATAAAACTTGGTATGCCTATTGAAAGTATCAATAGACACCCTTTCCCTGGACCTGGACTTGGAATTAGAGTACTTGAAGAAGTTACAAAGGAAAAGGTTCAAATACTTCAAGATGCAGACAATATTTTTATAGATGAATTAATCGCAGATGGTCTTTATGACAAAGTATCACAAGCATTTGTTGCATTATTTCCTGTGAAATCTGTAGGAGTAATGGGAGATAAAAGAACTTATGAATATATAGCAAGTATTAGAGCCGTTGTTACGGAAGATTTCATGACTGCAACTTGGGCACATTTACCTTATGAATTTTTAGAAAAAGTATCAAATAGAATAGTAAATGAAGTAAGTGGAATAAATAGAGCTGTTTATGATATTAGTAGTAAACCAGCGAGTACTATTGAGTATGAGTAG